The DNA region TTCAGTCTCAGCATTTATGCTGTTAACAAGGGCCTTGCCTGCGTACACCCTGAGGCCATTTTCAATCGCATCAACGCTTGAGCTGTCAATGACAAGGGGTGCATCAACAACAGTCTGGACAGACACTACGGCACGCTGCATGTTTGAGGGCTCATCAGTCATGGGGACCCCGACATTAACATCCAGCGCCATAGCATCGGAATCATATTGCTTCCTCGCCTCAGACACCACCACATCCATTCTCCCTTCTCTTATGGCCTCAGCAAACGCCTTTCTCCCTGTCGGATTAATCTTTTCTCCGATCTTGAGGAAAGGGTATCCGTTACCGACATAAACGGTTTTAGAGCGGCTTGTTATCTTCATCCCCTTTGTCGCAGACCTTGAAACCGGTCTCTTCCCTTTAATTTTTCCGGAAAGCAGATTTATATACTCAGGCGTTGTCCCGCAGCACCCCCCCAGGATATTTACACCTGCCTCATAAAACTGTTCTGCATATGATGCAATATCCGCAGCAGTCGCCGGGAATACTGTTCTGCCGCCTTCATTCACAGGAAGACCTGCATTAGGTTGTGCACAGATGAAGGCATCTGTTGTCATTGCAATCTTTTTGACAACACCGGTCATCTCTGCAGGTCCTGTTGAACAATTTACGCCGATAATGTCCACACCCAGTCCTTCAAGGACTGCTGCTGCGGTCTCAGGGCCGGTGCCGGTATCTGTAAGGCCATCCTGGGTAAAGGTCATGAGAGCGGCAACAGGCAAGCCCCTGCCGGCGCTTTTTGCAGCGACAACTGCAGCCCTGATCTCAATCAGGTCGAACATTGTTTCTATAATCAGGAGGTCACATCCTGCATCAGCAAGCACATCCGCCTGACGGGAGAATATGCCCACAGCATCGTCAAAAGACAACTCGCCAAGGGGATAAACAGTTACGCCGCACGGTCCTATATCACCGGCAACAAATCCGGCATCTCCAACAGCTTTTCTGGCAATCTTAACCGCTTCCCTGTTTATCTCTTCCAGTCTGTTTTCGGCCCCATACTCAGAAAGCCTCAGGCGTGAAGCCCCAAAAGTGTTTGTAATTATGATGTCACTGCCAGCCCTGACATACTCTCTGTGGACATCAAGAATAATCTCAGGCCGCTCCAGGTTCCACAAATCAGGGGCATATCCGGCAGGCAGCCCCCTGTTCTGAAGCATCACCCCCATAGAACCATCAAGCAATAAAACTTCATGCTTTAATTTCTGAAGTAAATCCCGCATTTAAACTCCTTTCATCCTCTCACTGCTTCAAACTCATTGCTCATTGCTTTAAACTCATTGCGTCTTTTTTACGTTCCCATCCAATAACAGCCGACACTGAAAATCTTGGCATCATTATAAACGACTCAGTAACTGAGACCCCTATCTTTTCAGCCTCTGTCAGTCTCATGATCTCGCTCTGGGCCTCCAGGCCCCAGTCTCCATATCCAGCGGCATAACGGAATGTAGGCTTATAGCCATTCTTTATAATCTCCGTTTCCACTATGCCCCCCACCTGCTCTGCCATATAGTCCGCCATCCAGGCAGCTACCCTCTCCAGGTAAAACGCATCAGCAAGGCTTGCCCCCGTAATCTCATCTATCTTTTCAACTATGGCCTTCCCTATTGTACAAACGAGCAGAGTAGCATAATCACATTTTTTCAGAAGCCTGAGCAAATTGTCTCCGCTAAACAGATTATCACTCTCCCGTATAGAGACCCTTTCCGTATCATTACTGACCTCTTCAATCCTGAATGTGCGATAACAGGCAGATCCTTTTATAAGTGAATACCCCAGATCAATGGCATTCTTTATATCCCTTGAGATATGCTCCTCACTCAGGTCTTTCAGCGCAGAGATACTGCGTGGTATCCGCAGCTCCCGCAGCACCTTTTGTTCCTCTATCTTGAAGGGGACATTGTTTAGCACTACAACTCGTCCAATGCTTTTTATCATGTCAGGGGATATATTAACACAACGGGGAATCAAAGTGGAGTCATACGGTCACATGCAGGCATAGAATCTGCCGGTATTATATCTTGAACTTGCTTGCCTGCGAATCAAGCAGCTCTGATTGCTGTGCAAGCAGATTTACGGCTGTGGACATCTCTGATGCTATATCAACACTACGCTGGGTGATGCTGCGTATTTCTTCAGTAAAATCAAGGATTTTCTGACTCTCCTTGGCCTGATCATTCGATGCTATGACTATTTCCTGAATTTTTGTACTTACGCTGGTCATGGCCTCTGCAATCTGACTGCTGCCGATTGCCTGCTCATTAGTCGCCCTTTTAACCATTTTGGCAATATCCCTGATTTTCTCAGTAGCCTCTACAATTACCTGAGTGCCTGCATTCTGCTCCTGTGTTGCATGCGCAATCTGTCTTATCATAGAATTGATATTCGCTATTGAACTCGTTACTTCCTTCATGCTTCGTGCCTGTTCAGAGGTAGACTTCTCTATCAGCTTGGCCATCTCCTGAGAATCTTCCGCACTTTTCAATATCTTCGACAGGACAGCATCCGCCTCAGCAGACAATCTGCTTCCGTCATCAACACTTCTT from Nitrospirota bacterium includes:
- a CDS encoding homocysteine S-methyltransferase family protein — its product is MRDLLQKLKHEVLLLDGSMGVMLQNRGLPAGYAPDLWNLERPEIILDVHREYVRAGSDIIITNTFGASRLRLSEYGAENRLEEINREAVKIARKAVGDAGFVAGDIGPCGVTVYPLGELSFDDAVGIFSRQADVLADAGCDLLIIETMFDLIEIRAAVVAAKSAGRGLPVAALMTFTQDGLTDTGTGPETAAAVLEGLGVDIIGVNCSTGPAEMTGVVKKIAMTTDAFICAQPNAGLPVNEGGRTVFPATAADIASYAEQFYEAGVNILGGCCGTTPEYINLLSGKIKGKRPVSRSATKGMKITSRSKTVYVGNGYPFLKIGEKINPTGRKAFAEAIREGRMDVVVSEARKQYDSDAMALDVNVGVPMTDEPSNMQRAVVSVQTVVDAPLVIDSSSVDAIENGLRVYAGKALVNSINAETERLERLLPVIKKYGAAVIALLAGSDLPEKAADRLKIAEAILEKALSCGIRREDIIFDCLALTVSAAPDASAQTLETIRLVKERLGCPTILGVSNVSFGLPNRKLIHNTFLGMAIGAGLDAGIINPYDSGMHSVVLAASLFSGRDAGCRRYITFHEVNPPVGTAGTELNSVPGAEAGKTGKTSKSARERIFDAVVEGDRDSIVKLVYEGMEEGIPASDIFLEIMTPAIRHLGDLFAERKKFIPHLVASAEAMKKGVDVLTPHMEKNAAKAKKGTIIMATVKGDIHDLGKNICCMMLKNFGFEVIDIGKNVSCEEILGAAKEHSADIIGLSALMTTTMMQMKVVRDSVQEQGLPYKIMIGGAVTTKRFADEIGVDGYSRDVGDVVYVAEGLLKGKDRQMRLASP